Within the Syngnathus scovelli strain Florida chromosome 6, RoL_Ssco_1.2, whole genome shotgun sequence genome, the region GTAGTAACCAACAAACACAAGAGGCACGGCCGGTCGAACATTTACATGGAAGTCATGTCATTGAGGGCGTGGTCCAGCTCCTCGCTGATGGCCTTGTACTTCAGTTTCTGAGAATACAACTCATCTATTGATGGACCACGGGAGGGTGCAGGGTGAGAAGGAGAGCAAAGGAGACATGAAAAGGACAGTCAAAGAAACAGGGAAAGGGAGGAAAGAGGAAAATAAAGTTACACCAAAGAATGACAGGAATGAAAGGGCAGTACAAATAAGAGCAAAGTCCTCTTGTGGTATGTACAGAAAAATGTTGACTTGTGACTTTTTTGTCGTTTCCCTGGTTCCTCTAATTTGACtcacaaaagacaaatttgtgcgacacactgtgtgtttgtgtttgactgTGAGCGGCCTCCATATTGAAACCAAAAATAACCGTGAATGGATTTCAAaacaatcaaagatggagatgtCCGAATAAAACATACCCTCCAAGTCATCAATGGTCTTCTCCAGCTTGGCGACTGATCTCTCAGCGAACTCAGCACGGGTCTCAGCCTGTGCAGAAGAAGCAGAAACGTAAGGGCGCCACATATCCCCGACGGCAAAGGTGACGCTGTGAAACTCGCCTCCTTCAGCTTGTCGGTGAGGATCTTGATCTCCTCCTCGTATTTGTCCTCCTTCTGTGAGTACTGCGGGGTCACAAAGAGGAGAAGTCACACAAACTGAGAAGGCCTCAGCTCTCCGACAATTCTTCCGATAAACTCGTCAAAGCGCTACAACCATCCGGTTCCCGAGTTCTTCCGCCTCCGCCATGGAGGAAATCAGGAGGGTCTTGGTCAGCATGCAGTCAGTCGCTTACCTTCTCAGCCTGGGCCTCCAGTGACTTCAGGTTGTTGGTCACGGTTTTCAACTCTTCCTCCAGCTCAGCGCATTTGCTGGTTTGTTTGACAACAGGTGCAAAAAGAAGATGGGACAGAGAGGGAGGAAGCGAGGTCGAGGGACAGAACCGGATGTCAAATGGGTGGAGGGAAAGAAACAAAAGGGAAGAGAGGGGGGAGGAGATCAATAAGAACGATAGGAACCCCCGGGTGAATCAAACAGAGCAGGAATGTGGAGGGGATTGCCAGATCAAATAGGAGCAGATTAGATTTGGACAGTCGGCGTTGGAATGGTTCTTTGGCACGTCCCTGCAATGTTAAGCCGGACTTCCACCAAGGAGTTCAGACAACTTTGTAGCGgggattgttttgtttatttacagtgTAAACTTTACATTGGCACATGGTGGTGACAATTCGAGGTCGAGCACTCGGCATACTTTGCTTCACCCCGCCCACTTCCCTCTCTAAAGGTGCCAAGTAATAGGGCTgaaccatttttaaaaaaaaattaataataataattgttgttttttttttttgtacccccTTAATATTGCAATTTCCATTTGAaatgaattatttattattttccccGCCTGTTGTTTCATTCAACTTGGTGGAAAACGTGGCTTTGGAGTTATGAAAAAGTGAAGCATGAAATGATGCAGCAGCCAAATTTTGAGCTCAAGTGAATATTAAAAGGCTTACAAAATGATAATctcataaaacattttttttttagccgctGTGTTGCGTGAGAAGATACACACTTAGCCAACCAAAATTCACTTCGACTCCAAAAACGTAGATGCACAATGTAAAGCAGGAGCAAGCAAAGCGGAAGATTCATTCTTTTCGCCGAATGATTGCATGAAGGAACGTcttgtgcaaataaaaaaattaaaatacacgtGTGTTAGTTTTGGCTCAAAGTACCTGTCTGACTGAGGAGTTTAGTGATTTCATGCTTTGCTCCTCAACTCTTAGCTCATCCTCCATCCTTCGCCAGTGACTGTGAGTGGCGATCGATCGTTTGCAAGCCGCAGCCAAtcaaggtgggagggggggggggagcaaatGCAAATATTCGGCACATATAGTAAGAACACAAGGCGTCATGTTCCGACAGCCCGGCCGTGTATTCGTTTACATAAATATACTTTTTGCCGGTTAGGGTGAACTGCAAGCAGGgggaggtggtgggggggggggggtgcacattTTGCAAATTGTACCTTTCTGACAGCTCGGCACGCTCCTCTGTGCGCTCCAGGTCACTCTCAATGATGACCAGCTTACGAGCCACCTTTGGGGTGCAGCGCAAAAGTGTTTACAAAAGTAGCAACACTTTATTTTTGGAAAGGTGTGGGAAAAACTCGCCTCCTCGTATTTACGGTCAGCCTCCTCAGCGATGTGCTTGGCCTCCTTGAGCTGGATCTCCTGGATCTCCATCTTCTCCTCATCCTTCATGGCCCTGTTCTCAATGACCTTCATGCCTCTGCGAAGACACGGACAGTGGAGACGTGAGGAGAGGCGGCGAACACGCGGGAAAACGGAAACGGGACCAGAACGCACCTCTCGCTCTCATCGGCAGCCTTCTCGGCCTCCTCCAGCTTGGTCAGAGCAGTGGCCAGACGCTCCTGAGCACGGTCCAACTCCTCCTCAACCAGCTGGATGCGCCTGTTGAGGGAGGCCACATCGCTCTCAGCCTGAGAAGAGGAGACAAGAGgtcatttttgttctttttttaaaacacaaacATTCCAACCACGAGATTTACATGTCAGCCCAAAGAAACGGAAGGCGTGCTTGCTTATTTTAGCAGTTGTTTGTGAAACCGACTGAAGTAAGACTTCCTTTGACTTCTTCTGCTTTTTGTCATGCTgtttggactcattcaagatgtCAAGCTCACaatgaacactttttttttcaactcaatATAGATTttctgatgtcatttttttaactGTCATTTTCTGTGCCTGCCGTTTTAGCCCAGTGTGTCAAagtaatttagatttttttttttaacattatagTTTTGGTTAGCCTTGTGggccatggaaaaaaaaatattgaaacacATATTAACATGTTGAGCTGAAATTAGTTATCACAGAAAAGTTGCTGGCAAATATTTGTTTAGCATATAATGAGGGATTTGGTGAAAGTAAATATTGataagtgaaaagaaaaaaaaaacagcaatttgAGTCCACATTTTCTGCAAGAATATAAAATTTGCATATAGATGTGGCAGTTTGAATTTGGCCCCTCCTTGCTTTAAGTTTGACAGACAAGTTGAAATCTGAAAGTGAGGCCGAACAAGGAAGTCACACTAGTATACTGTGAGCAACTAAGCTGGGAGCAAGTCATCAGACAAAGGAGATAAAGCTATATCAGACTGAGCCTCCCCTGGCCTCAGACAGTATAAGCCGTCCAAGGGATTTGCTCTCTTTCTAATtcaaggtggaaaaaaaaaaagaaaaaaaaaatctgttgccGTGCGTTGACCATATATGGCATCTGTCACCTGCAGCCTGACTTTTCAGCTTCCTGCTTGCAGTGAATTCTCAAGTCACACATTCACCATCAGCGTTCAAGGTCGCCAATTTGGCATTAATTCAAAACGGAGCAGGTGAAGTTGCGTACGAGGCGCGCAGCATCCCGCATGGATTGAGTGGAACGAGCTATATCAACGACAATCGTCTTATCTTACTTCCTCTCTGGCTTGGCGCTGCTCGTGCAACTCGCGGTGTATTCTTTCAGCTTTGTCGTCCGCGAAGTTCGCTTGCTCTTGCAAAGATCGAATCTTTCGTTTGACAGCCTCCACCGACGTGGTTCCTGCCATCCTTCGTGATTCTCTCACGGCTAAGCAACGCTTACACTCTGGAGCActggctgactgactgactgactgacttgtcATCCGGCTTGCACGTGAATGGGCGGATCGATCCAAATGGTGTTATCCATCGATACCGATGTCATCATTGATATCGAACGATACTTTTTTGTTCACAATTATtgttcataataaaaaaaaaaatgtcaaaatacaATAGCATAGTAGGGCCAAGTGTTCAAAAACAATGCGTTCATTAACACTGAGATTGAAACACAGAAAAactgtgtaaataaataaatttaaattaaaaaatattccaCATAAATAGGGTTTGAAAATATTACATAAATGTTTAAAGGTACTTCTTGAACAATAAATGCTAATGTACTGTAGTACAGTATACCACTTGCAAGACTTGTCACTCACTTTGAGAGCCACTGAGTTATAGAGATGTCTAAAATGAAAATACTTGAATTTAAATTAATATACAACACAGCTATTGTTCTTTTATTTAAGCACAGTGTTAAAATTCAAGCCGTGCATAATAGTTTTACAATAACACTGAATATACtttttaagaataaaaaaaaaaggaagctctGCGCTTAGTTTTTGACAATCACTTTGACCCACTACAATATGCCTATAAATTTAATTCTCCGTATTGTTTCGTGTTTTTTTTGACTAAACACTTATTTAAAGAAAAGTTTGAGGCAGAAGAAAACTTAAAAGTAATAAAAATCAATTCAGCGTTGATATCGTATAGGCAATATTGGCCCAGTATTGTAATCATAGCATCTAATTGATAACAAATCTTCCACTATCACACTGTATTTGACGACGAAATAAGCGCAATTGTATTTACCATAAAAACCCCGCTAATTGCTTAATTATAAGTCACACGGCCCTTAAAATCAATCAAATGTGGAATTAAAATTGATAATGTGCACACGCCTTTTTTTCAATGAGCACGAATCAACCAAGAGCACAGGAACTAGCTGTCTTTTAGCACCCTCTGCTGGTCAACTGTGAACAATACACACGGTGCGGGCAAGAGAGTGTCAACATAATCAATTAGCAAAATGATTATTGAAAAAATCCTCAGACAGAATTCTATATGACTTACGTTattgtatgtttaaaaaaataaaaaaacgtaaCTAGTGACGTAAAAGTGAGTCGCGACCATTGCATGTCCAGAACTATAACTGTCTGCCATCGCATAAAACAATTACTATctacaaaatgtcattttttttattgtcatcttTTCCATGTCCAAATTGTGCTGCTGGCACATTGTGaggaactgtttttttttttttctttccccattTGCTAAGCAAGCAGCCTGCAGCTCAATGTTGACCATATAAAGAAGTCGGCTATATATATCCACTCCGCTGGCTCCCTGCGCTCGTGGGAAGACCGACTTGATtttcactttggaaaaaaaaaaaatgcctcagCAGGCAGCGACATATAAAACGACGAGGATTAGTGTGCAAAATGTAATACGACTGCTATCATGTGTCCATATTGAAAATAGATGTGGTGTGGATGTCACGTACACTCAAGTGTGACTTTCTTTGGGCTGGCTTGTAAATAGTTCAGCTTGCAGTAAAATATAGTGCAAGGCTTCTAATGTTTTTTCATCTTAAACCCCAAATTAGAAATTTGGTTCCGTCCAACTCAAGATTATTGAAGTTATATTtccaaaatacacaagaaatattatattattattaaaaaaagaacatatGGGAAACCTGCAGGTTTGTGGCTGTATATGATTATTGGTATTCAATGTAATGGTTTTAACTTTTGGGTTATGGAGGCCCTCCACCTCCCAATATGAGAGTAAAATGAAAGTGCAGAGGAAGGTGAAAACGTGAAGGGGACGTGTGACGGTGCCCTGGTGGATCCCTCGTTTTTACTTACATCAGTGGCTTTCTTCTCAGCCAGCTCAAGTTTCTCCTGGGCATCTTTAAGAGCCTCAGAGTACTTGTCCAGCTCATCCTCAGTTCCCTTCAGCTTCTTCTGCAGAGCTACCAAGTCATCCTCAAGCTGAGGCccgtatcattttttttttttttgaggggtggGTGACCAAGGAGTGGCATAGCACACATATACACAGATACAAAAGACGCACAGAGAACGGGGAGAGGACAGGacaggagaaaaaaagaaagagagcaAGGTTAAGGAGGTCGGCGCAGGTAAGAACGGATACCTTGGTGGCGACCTCCTCGGCGCTCAGCAGCTTCTCTTCGGCAGTTTGGAACTCCTCAAACACTTTATCTCGCTCGTCCTCAGTCACACGCATTTTCTTTTCCAACTCTCTTATTTCATCCTCTAACTAAACATGCGTATTAAAGACAAGCCAGTTAAACACGAAAAATCAATACATTCAtgcatatctatctatctatctatctatctatctatctatctatctatctatctatctatctatctatctatctatctatctatctatctatctatctatctatctatctatctatctatctatctatctatctatctatctatctatctatctatctatctatctatctatctatctatctatctatctaaacaTGATGAATTTGCAAAAAGTGGGCCGACCTGCTTGCTTCTGTCCTCCGCCGCCTTCTTGTCTGACTCGGCCTGCTCAGCTCTGTCCAAGGCGTTCTCCTTGTCGAGCTTGAGCATCTGCATCTTCTTCTTGATGGCGTCCATGGCTGCTTATTGCCCAAGAGGGAAAGACTCCGTCAAAAGGGAAAAAGTGGGAAAGTGGCGAGAGCTGGGCCGTGTGTGCCTCAGTGAACGTGGAGCTGGAGTGCAGGCTCTGCCTCTCTGTGCCCTCGCAAATATGTACTTAGAAGAGGGGGGGCCTGTGGATTCCTTCAGACATCCAatactttttttggggtgggaggAGGCATGCGAGGGTAGCTGGACGTCTTGTGAGGGTCTACTCGCTGATTCGTCTTCTCCCAAACATTGATACGTCTTTATATGGGGTGAGGGGCTTCCTCGTAAGAAAAGCCACTTTGAAGATGAAGGCGCAGCTCTCGAATTGGAAACAAACCGTATTGTGCGAACGGGATTCTTTTTGGATAACTCGCGCAAAACTGATCCTTTGTTTGTTCATATTTCACAAGAACATTTGGAAAATGAATCTAATTGCACCAATGTTCTACTCGATTTAATTTGTTGGACATACTAAATTATATCAGATTTATGATAAggcaattttatttatatagcacattTCGTCCACGAGGTAGCTCAATGTgcttcacaaaaataaaaaaaaatcacaaaaaaatagaGACTAAAATGAAATACATTGACAACATTTGAGCACTTTTACCCAAATTGCAAAAAATTGCATTCTACTACATTGGCCATGTCGATTTGAATTGGAGTCGTTCCTCGCTCCGACTTTTGGGACCACAAGTAGCTCCAGCAGGcttttaaaaacacacaatgtgtgtctgcatgtgtgtgtgtgtgtgtgttggcagctTTGCCTGGGCCTGGGAGGGGGGCTTCATTTTGTGGCCAAGCCCACCCTCGGGACAATCGCTCTGTGTGATGATGGGGATTTTCACCTGATAGTGGACAGGAAATCCTCTGTAAACTGGGGCTGTGCGACACGCCTCAACCGAGCCTCCGCTTTTCATTTTTATAAGGTTCTTTAAACATTTGCCACAACGTTCACCTGACTCACCGTCCACCCTGACCAGTTCTTGAACCCCCCTTTTGAATCTCTGAGGCCCAAATCCAAAGACAAGAACTTTTTGTAATGTTATTTAATGAGCTAACCAAGCTGTTTTGTTACTAGCTTGTATTATTTCTAATTTAATTTTTAACTACCTCTCAAAAAAACAGCTGTTTGTTTTGTTACTAGCTTGTATTATTTCTAATTAAATTTCTATAATAAACTAAACTACCCCTCGAaaaactcgttttttttttactcttttccATTACATTACATACATTATAAATCTTCATAAATACTCTATATTTCAatgtcaaaataattaaaacggCTTATTAAAAAAGCAGGCCCCTAGTCCCAGAAGGGTGTGGAGCAAGGACACACAAGTGTCTTCTATAATCTTTACAAAGATACTTTGGATATTTTTAGGATCGCCTTCTCTTTCATGCACCTGCCTTGGTCTGTAATATGCATCCAAGCCCGGCTGCCAAATGTCCAAGGTCCAATGCCATTAGATATGTCTCTCAAAATAATTCCTGTCTTGTCCGGACTTTGCTGGATTTTATACATTATTGTCGCCACGCCTGGCAAATGACGACTGGCGGGGTTAGGGAAGCATCCAGAAATGTTCCATGACGACGTAAATGATGAGAAGACTTCCGCGGCTCGTGTTTGCCATTAAGACTGTTTGAGCTGACTGACATGCACAATAATAGTCAACCATCTTGATAATCTACACGCCAGCTTGTTCTAACAGCGAGGCATTTGTTTAATGGTGACTGGCACTGCTTGTAAATATGATCTCAGTTCCTTCCCTTCTCATCACAAACTAGCAAATGATTTCGAATCACCTTTCGGATTATCTTCAAGTATCGTCGCTGTTTCCACCTTGATACGTCCCGATACTTTTGTCCATTATGAAATACCTAAAAGGATTTGTAATGTGATCGTTATCATCTCAAAGAGAATTTTCCCTGACCGCAATCAGGGGAACGTTTGTCATGGCAAAGCCGGATTATCAGTGGCATTTTGGGAATGAAAATAAGATCCATTATGTTATTTCCCCCGTTGACACTTTAGCGTGATAAAAATAGCAGCAAGGACTCAATGCATTTGTTTTGATGACAGAAGTCCCAAATCACTCCTTTTGTTGAATGAGTCCGTGTTgacggacacttcattaggtacaccaggtAATATAAGTGGTATTTATTGTTGgatgattattattactattgtgtcCACACGACTTGCCGTAGTTTTTGGTGTGCTTATGTTGTGTCTAGAGTGTAAAAGGGCCGAGATGATGTTATATTACTTGACCACAAGCACGTTGTTTCATTGTCACTAGCAGCCACTTAACACGAGACAACTGTTACATGTTGTGGACCCATCAGGCATGCGGAACCCCTCAGACCCGAATCTTAATCATCCCTGTACTTTGAATGGGTTGTTTAAGAGAGCCGACAGCTGCTTTTAACAGGTGCTTGTAAATGAGCCCGATGCATATTCACCTCGTCTTCACTTTGCCACAATGTCAGGTAGTTAAGAGCGGGTCAGATAAATAAGGCCACGTCACGTATTTAAAGCGATGGTGATAGTCATAAACAaggtcttaaaaaaaataaaaaaatatgtctCCAGTGGACACTAAAGTGACAACAGAGAGAATTCACACACTTTTAATTGACGTTTGGAACTATTTGTTTTATGTACATGTCCACTAGGTCGGACTGTTCCGTCGTTGACAGTCAAAGAAGGCGTCAATTACCTAAATAGTTCTAATACCAGCTCGTTTTTCAAGACGTAATtttttgaattaaaaataaataattgattgATATATTATCCActacaaataaagttgagtcaAGTCTATTAGCTTCTCTGCTATTAAGCTAATGTCAACTAATAATGTGCAATTAACTTTTCTGATGCTTGGTGGAATTCAAACTGCCATCGCGACTTTTCTCATAACAGATAACCATTCGACGTATTGTTTAGTTCTGGTACTTACTGAGTGAAATTTAGGATTCTTGAGTACTACGCTAGCTAGCATTGAGGCTAATGTTAGTCAAAGCTACTTTTATCTTATCTTTTAACTATTTCAAGTCAATAAGGATTGTTCTATACAAAACAATTCCATTTTTTTCGACATAAGTTTTCACAAGCTGAGCTTCGTATCTTTAAAGCATGCTTTCACCAAAAGAACCCAGAGATACTGAAGTCCCTTGCTCGTTTGAGCGCTATCTTGGCAGTCTCCCTTCTAGATGCCATCTGATGATTTGTGCAGAGCTGCtccagatatatatatatatatacacagatACTCTGGACTCAGATAGCGCCAAGCAGGGTCATAACCATTAGGCGGCGCATAATCAGAGTGCGTGTCATAGCCCGAAGCTGTAACTCAAGCCTTGCTGGGTCAGTGGTGTGGTGTGCTTTAATCAAAGCGATGATCCATTTAAATAGATTGGGAGCTGTACTTGGCTGCAACAACTGGGAACTGCTGGTGAGGTTCCGATACACAATACGGCATGGCGAAGAATGAATCTGTCAAGTCACAGGGAATGTTGTTCAGTGTCATCAATAATCAATTTctgatttgtatttatttattttaaccccTCCTGGAAAGTTGCTTCTTCTTAATGGAAAACGTCATAACATTATTTTTAACCAGACTGACTTTGTCTACTCATACCTGGTAAGCCATTACTTGGAATCGTTAATGTGTTAGTTGGATTAAAAATATTGGTTAAATGTGTTTTAGTATTACACAGCTTTGATTGTAATTAGACGAGAAAAAGCCAAACAAAAAAGGCTGAACTTCGCAATAACAGGATAAAAAGTCAAGGTTGCCAGTGCCGCCCGCAGACACAAGATTTGGCGAGAGGTCATAATGGTGAAATATTTGTGGCCtctggaggaggagggtgggtgGCTACGCCGCCCACACTGTTTGTTTGTGTTCCTCCCCAACAGATGGGGACACACCGAGAAGAAGGAATGTCGGCCATATCTGATGCTGCTCACTCGACTTTGACCgactgaggaagaggaggaatggAGGAGGAggtaggggggggggaggctgtCATGATTCATTTAGAACTCATGCAGCACTTAGGAATCCTGGCGGAAAATTAAATTCTA harbors:
- the tpm1 gene encoding tropomyosin alpha-1 chain isoform X8 translates to MDAIKKKMQMLKLDKENALDRAEQAESDKKAAEDRSKQLEDEIRELEKKMRVTEDERDKVFEEFQTAEEKLLSAEEVATKLEDDLVALQKKLKGTEDELDKYSEALKDAQEKLELAEKKATDAESDVASLNRRIQLVEEELDRAQERLATALTKLEEAEKAADESERGMKVIENRAMKDEEKMEIQEIQLKEAKHIAEEADRKYEEVARKLVIIESDLERTEERAELSESKCAELEEELKTVTNNLKSLEAQAEKYSQKEDKYEEEIKILTDKLKEAETRAEFAERSVAKLEKTIDDLEDELYSQKLKYKAISEELDHALNDMTSM
- the tpm1 gene encoding tropomyosin alpha-1 chain isoform X1 yields the protein MDAIKKKMQMLKLDKENALDRAEQAESDKKAAEDRSKQLEDDLVALQKKLKGTEDELDKYSEALKDAQEKLELAEKKATDAESDVASLNRRIQLVEEELDRAQERLATALTKLEEAEKAADESERGMKVIENRAMKDEEKMEIQEIQLKEAKHIAEEADRKYEEVARKLVIIESDLERTEERAELSESKCAELEEELKTVTNNLKSLEAQAEKYSQKEDKYEEEIKILTDKLKEAETRAEFAERSVAKLEKTIDDLEDELYSQKLKYKAISEELDHALNDMTSI
- the tpm1 gene encoding tropomyosin alpha-1 chain isoform X5; translation: MAGTTSVEAVKRKIRSLQEQANFADDKAERIHRELHEQRQAREEAESDVASLNRRIQLVEEELDRAQERLATALTKLEEAEKAADESERGMKVIENRAMKDEEKMEIQEIQLKEAKHIAEEADRKYEEVARKLVIIESDLERTEERAELSESKCAELEEELKTVTNNLKSLEAQAEKYSQKEDKYEEEIKILTDKLKEAETRAEFAERSVAKLEKTIDDLEDELYSQKLKYKAISEELDHALNDMTSI
- the tpm1 gene encoding tropomyosin alpha-1 chain isoform X3, which encodes MDAIKKKMQMLKLDKENALDRAEQAESDKKAAEDRSKQLEDEIRELEKKMRVTEDERDKVFEEFQTAEEKLLSAEEVATKAESDVASLNRRIQLVEEELDRAQERLATALTKLEEAEKAADESERGMKVIENRAMKDEEKMEIQEIQLKEAKHIAEEADRKYEEVARKLVIIESDLERTEERAELSESKCAELEEELKTVTNNLKSLEAQAEKYSQKEDKYEEEIKILTDKLKEAETRAEFAERSVAKLEKTIDDLEDELYSQKLKYKAISEELDHALNDMTSI
- the tpm1 gene encoding tropomyosin alpha-1 chain isoform X4, giving the protein MDAIKKKMQMLKLDKENALDRAEQAESDKKAAEDRSKQLEDEIRELEKKMRVTEDERDKVFEEFQTAEEKLLSAEEVATKAESDVASLNRRIQLVEEELDRAQERLATALTKLEEAEKAADESERGMKVIENRAMKDEEKMEIQEIQLKEAKHIAEEADRKYEEVARKLVIIESDLERTEERAELSESKCAELEEELKTVTNNLKSLEAQAEKYSQKEDKYEEEIKILTDKLKEAETRAEFAERSVAKLEKTIDDLEEKLAHAKEENLDMHQMLDQTLMELNNL
- the tpm1 gene encoding tropomyosin alpha-1 chain isoform X2 — translated: MDAIKKKMQMLKLDKENALDRAEQAESDKKAAEDRSKQLEDDLVALQKKLKGTEDELDKYSEALKDAQEKLELAEKKATDAESDVASLNRRIQLVEEELDRAQERLATALTKLEEAEKAADESERGMKVIENRAMKDEEKMEIQEIQLKEAKHIAEEADRKYEEVARKLVIIESDLERTEERAELSESKCAELEEELKTVTNNLKSLEAQAEKYSQKEDKYEEEIKILTDKLKEAETRAEFAERSVAKLEKTIDDLEEKLAHAKEENLDMHQMLDQTLMELNNL
- the tpm1 gene encoding tropomyosin alpha-1 chain isoform X7, whose product is MDAIKKKMQMLKLDKENALDRAEQAESDKKAAEDRSKQLEDEIRELEKKMRVTEDERDKVFEEFQTAEEKLLSAEEVATKLEDDLVALQKKLKGTEDELDKYSEALKDAQEKLELAEKKATDAESDVASLNRRIQLVEEELDRAQERLATALTKLEEAEKAADESERGMKVIENRAMKDEEKMEIQEIQLKEAKHIAEEADRKYEEVARKLVIIESDLERTEERAELSESKCAELEEELKTVTNNLKSLEAQAEKYSQKEDKYEEEIKILTDKLKEAETRAEFAERSVAKLEKTIDDLEEKLAHAKEENLDMHQMLDQTLMELNNL
- the tpm1 gene encoding tropomyosin alpha-1 chain isoform X6 codes for the protein MAGTTSVEAVKRKIRSLQEQANFADDKAERIHRELHEQRQAREEAESDVASLNRRIQLVEEELDRAQERLATALTKLEEAEKAADESERGMKVIENRAMKDEEKMEIQEIQLKEAKHIAEEADRKYEEVARKLVIIESDLERTEERAELSESKCAELEEELKTVTNNLKSLEAQAEKYSQKEDKYEEEIKILTDKLKEAETRAEFAERSVAKLEKTIDDLEEKLAHAKEENLDMHQMLDQTLMELNNL